Proteins from a genomic interval of Capsicum annuum cultivar UCD-10X-F1 chromosome 4, UCD10Xv1.1, whole genome shotgun sequence:
- the LOC107853398 gene encoding vesicular-fusion protein SEC18 isoform X2 produces the protein MPRTLSREIRIQPKKGLIIHGPPGAGKALVARRLSEILNAKVKIVRAPEIIGTLVGSSEKNLRDVFAPSIKDFEQMGEESPVHVIIFQEIDAIAGKRGATSVTDRIVSQLSTLVDGFNRQTNLLVIGTTSRIELIDEGLLRPRRFELLL, from the exons ATGCCTCGGACTTTATCAAGAGA GATTAGGATCCAACCGAAAAAAGGCCTTATTATTCACGGACCGCCTGGAGCAGGAAAAGCACTGGTTGCAAGACGCTTATCGGAAATTCTCAATGCAAAAGTGAAG attGTGAGAGCGCCGGAGATCATAGGAACTCTTGTAGGATCAAGTGAAAAGAATCTGAGAGATGTTTTTGCTCCATCAATCAAAGATTTTGAGCAAATGG GTGAAGAAAGTCCTGTTCATGTAATAATATTTCAAGAAATTGATGCCATTGCAGGG AAAAGAGGAGCAACCTCGGTGACTGATAGGATTGTGAGCCAGCTGTCAACATTG GTTGATGGTTTTAACAGACAAACCAATCTGTTGGTTATAGGGACAACTAGTAGGATTGAATTGATTGATGAAGGCTTATTGAG ACCAAGGCGATTTGAGTTGCTCTTGTGA
- the LOC107853398 gene encoding uncharacterized protein LOC107853398 isoform X1, producing the protein MIATLQYQTDEYQHCSVTKRHWLLKLLFLRRAFILAYNRCKPWTTASAEMMCSQKEAMAERCIALKLALAGRQTIIAEMTATAESWTMRNCNCCATEQEFEEETKTSCFTKFKVPKCRKLHIFSKKRTEFHGQKEVFLRGFTMEQLEAIITSFESKAHGPKEVLRKDFNIEEFQAEMTSLGFGGVNEHLKDAICKLIVPLHASDFIKRD; encoded by the exons ATG ATCGCTACGCTTCAGTATCAAACGGATGAGTATCAGCACTGTTCTGTTACGAAGAGACATTGGCTTCTAAAGTT GTTGTTCTTGAGACGAGCATTTATCTTAGCATATAACAGGTGCAAACCGTGGACGACGGCAAGTGCAGAGATGATGTGCAGTCAGAAGGAAGCTATGGCGGAAAG GTGCATAGCGTTGAAGCTTGCCCTTGCTGGTCGTCAGACGATAATTGCAGAGATGACTGCCACGGCGGAAAG TTGGACAATGAGGAACTGCAATTGTTGTGCAACTGAGCAAGAGTTTGAAGAGGAGACTAAGACCTCATGCTTTACCAAATTCAAAGTACCGAAGTGCAGGAAATTGCATATCTTCAGCAAAAAACGTACTGAG TTCCATGGACAAAAAGAAGTTTTCTTGAGAGGTTTTACAATGGAGCAGCTTGAAGCAATAATCACATCCTTCGAATCCAAG GCTCATGGTCCAAAAGAAGTTCTAAGGAAAGATTTCAATATAGAGGAGTTTCAAGCAGAAATGACATCCTTGGGATTTGGGGGAGTTAACGAGCATTTGAAAGATGCCATTTGTAAATTAATTGTCCCTCTACATGCCTCGGACTTTATCAAGAGA GATTAG